The following DNA comes from Microbacterium wangchenii.
GAACACCGCTCCGAAGGTCGGGCCTTCACGCAGGTCGACCCACGCTCCGAAGATGCGGCCGGTGGCGACGGAGACGTATTTGTCCCACGGCTCGGCGTGGATGCCGCGGGTGGTGCCGACCTCGTCGTTGAAGGAGATGTTGTTCTGCACGGGCCCGAAATCCGGCAGTCCGGCGGCGACCATCTTCTCGCGCTGCCAGTTCTCCTTGAACCAGCCGCGCGCGTCGCCGTGGACGGGCAGGTCGTAGACCACCAGCCCCGGAATGGGGGTGGTGGTAGCGGTGAGGGGTTTGCCGAACTCGATCCCCACGGTCACTGGCCCTTGGCGGCGTAGAAGGCTTCGACGCCGTCCTTGGCCGGCGCCCACCAGTCCTCGTGGGCGCGGTACCAGTCGATCGTGGCCGCCAGACCCGCGTCGAAGTCGCGGTAGCGGGGCTGCCATCCGAGTTCGGTGCGCAGCTTGGTGGAGTCGATCGCGTAGCGCAGGTCGTGGCCGGCGCGGTCGGTGACGTGGTCGTACGCGTCGGCGGGCTGGCCCATGAGAGTGAGGATGAGTTCGACGACGGTCTTGTTGTCCTTCTCGCCGTCGGCACCGATGAGGTAGGTCTGTCCGATCTCGCCCTTGTCGAGGATCGTCAGGACGGCGGAGGAGTGGTCGTCGGCGTGGATCCAGTCGCGGACGTTCTCGCCAGCGCCGTAGAGCTTGGGGCGGATGCCGCGGATGACGTTCGTGATCTGGCGGGGGATGAACTTCTCCACGTGCTGATACGGCCCGTAGTTGTTGGAGCAGTTGCTGATCGTCGCCTGCACCCCGAACGAGCGCACCCACGCCCGCACCAGCAGGTCGGAGCCGGCCTTGGTCGAGGAGTACGGCGACGACGGGTTGTACGGCGTGGACTCGGTGAAGCGGGCGGGGTCGTCCAGTTCCAGATCGCCGTAGACCTCGTCGGTGGAGATGTGGTGAAAGCGGGTGCCGTGCCGGCGGGCGGCTTCCAGCAGCGTGTAGGTGCCGACGATGTTGGTGTCCAGGAACGGCCGCGGGTCGTTCAGGGAGTTGTCGTTGTGGGATTCGGCGGCGTAATGCACGACGGCATCCACCCGCCCGAACAGGTCGTCCACGAGCGCGGCGTCGGCGATGTCGCCGACGACCAGCTCCACCCGGTCCTCAGGCAGCCCGGCCAAAGACGCCCGGTTGCCGGCGTAGGTGAGCTTGTCCAGCACGACCACCTCGTCATCGGTGTGCTGGACGACGTGGTGCACGAAGTTGGAGCCGATGAACCCGGCTCCACCGGTCACGAGCAGACGACGACCCATCAGCGGCCCCTCTCCAGCAGTTCCAGCAGGTACGTGCCGTACCCCGACTTCACGAGCTTCTCCGCGCGGGAGCGGAGCTCCTCGTCGGAGAGGAATCCCTGCCGCCAGCCGACCTCTTCGGGAACACCGATCCGCATCCCCGTGCGCCGCTCCATCGTCCGGACGTAATCGGCGGCATCCGTCATCTGGTCGAACGTGCCGGTGTCCAGCCATGCCGTGCCGCGGGGGAGCACCTCCACCTGAAGCCGGCCGGCTTCCAGGTATGCCCGGTTGACGTCGGTGATCTCGTACTCGCCGCGGGCGGAGGGGGCGAGACCGCGCGCAATCTCGACGACGTCGTTGTCGTAGAAGTACAGACCCGGCACCGCGTAATTCGACTTCGGCCGCGCGGGTTTCTCCTCCAACGAGATCGCCCGGCCCGCGTCGTCGAAGTCCACCACGCCGTACGCGGACGGCTCGGCGACCCAGTACGCGAACACCGCGCCGCCCTCGACGTCGGTGTAGCGCGCCAGCTGCGTGCCCAGGCCCGGCCCATACAGCAGGTTGTCACCCAGGACGAGGGCGACCTTGTCGTCGCCGATGAAGTCGGCCCCGATCGTGAACGCCTGCGCCAGGCCGTTCGGTGACGGCTGCTGCGCGAAGGTCAGGTTCACCCCGAACTGCGACCCATCGCCCAGCAGACGCTCGAAGAACGGCGCATCGTGCGGCGTGGTGATCACGAGGATGTCGCGGATGCCCGCGAGCATGAGCGTGGACAGCGGGTAGTAGACCATCGGCTTGTCGTACACCGGGATCAGCTGCTTCGAAACGCCCAGCGTGATCGGGTGCAACCGAGTACCCGAACCGCCCGCAAGAATGATGCCCTTCACCGCATCATCGTCTCACGCAGCGGGAGGGCACCAGTAACCGACCTCCGTGAGGCGGTCGTCCCGCATCTGGAACGAGGTGATGCTGGAGAGAGCGCACCGTCGACGTCGGGGGTCGTGCGCGAGACGCCGTCCCGTGGCCACGCGGTGGGTGATCCAGATCGGGAGTTGATGCGAGACCATCACCACGTCACCTTCCCCTGGAACAGCGAACGCGTTCTGCAGCTCGCGGCCCATGCGTACGGCGACGTCTGCGAACGGCTCGCCCCAGGAGGGTCTGAACGGATTGACCAGGTATCGCCACGCCGAGGGGCGGGCCAGGATCGACAGGCTGACGTCGTATGCCTTGCCTTCGAGCAGACTCGTGGCCTCCAGCAGGCCGACCCGCTCCTGGGGTGACAGGGCGAACGCGTGAGCGATCGGGTCCGCGGACTGCTTCGCCCTCAACAAGGGAGAGGTGAACAGGGCCGCGATCGGCCGGTGCCGGCCGGCCAGTTCCTCGGCGGCGAGGGCCGCGAGGTGGCGGCCGCGGTCGGTGAGCGGGAAACCCTCCAGGCGCCCATAGACGACGCCCCCCGGGTTGTCCACTTCCCCATGCCGGACGAGGTGAACCTGCCGGTCGGACGTGCTGCGCGTAACCATCGCCTCGACGATACCGGGGAGCGCGCGGCCCGGACGCTACGCTGATCCACACCCGACTTTGCAGGAGCAGCCCATTTCCGATCCCGACCTCCTCGCGGACGAGCCACCCCGGCGAGTCGCCACCGTCTTCGCTGGAATCGTGCGGACGGCGCGCCCGCGCCAGTGGCTGAAGAACCTTCTGGTGCTCGCCGCGCCGCTGGCAGCCGGCGTGCTCGTGGACGGCGGCAGCCTGTGGCGCATCGCGGTCGCCTTCGCGTCCTTCTGTCTGGCCGCATCCGGGGTCTACCTTCTCAACGACGCCCTGGACGTCCACGCGGATCGTGAGCACCCGACCAAGCGGATGCGTCCGATCGCGGCGGGCATCGTGCCGATCCGGCTGGCGTACGCGGTCGCGATCGCGCTCATGGCGCTGGCGGTGGCCGCCGCCGCCCTCGTGGGCTGGCCGCTGGCGGTCGTCGTGGGTGTATACCTGCTCCTGCAGGTCGCCTACTGCGTCTGGCTCAAGCACGTCGCCGTGATCGACATCGTGATCGTCTCCTCCGGGTTCCTGCTGCGCGCCATCGCCGGCGGCGTCGCGGTGGGCGTGCCGTTGTCGCACTGGTTCCTGCTCGTCGCCGCATTCGGCTCGATGCTGATGGTGGGCGGCAAGAGGTACGCCGAGCTCGTCGGCGCGCATGACGGGGCGAGGTCGCGGCGGTCGTTGAAGCAGTACACCGATACCTACCTGCGATTCGTCTGGCAGTCCGCGGCGACGATCGTGATCCTGGTCTACGGCATGTGGGCGGTCACCGGCGGGCAGTACGGAACGAACACGCTGCTCGCCTACACGCTGGTGCCGTTCGTCATCGCGATCCTCCGCTACTGCCAGCACATCGACGCCGGTGACGCGGAAGCACCCGAGGACATCGCCCTGCATGACCGCCTGCTCCAGGTGCTCGCGCTCGTGTGGGTGCTGACACTCGTGGCGGTGCTCTACCTACCCCTGGGCTGAGGGGTCAGCGGGCCGGATCGGCCTGGTCGATGAGTGCGAGATCGTGTGCCACCATCCGCTGGACCAGGCCGTCGAAGTCCACCGTCGGGCTCCAGCCGAGACGCGAACGGATGCGGGACGCGTCCCCGACCATCTCGGCGACGTCGGCGGGCCGGACGAAGCGCGGGTCGGAGACGATCAGTCCGTCCGTCGCGGAGACTCCGGCCGCGCGCAGCGCCGCTTCGGCGAAGTCCGCGACCGAGTGCGAGCGACCTGACGCGACGA
Coding sequences within:
- the rfbB gene encoding dTDP-glucose 4,6-dehydratase, with product MGRRLLVTGGAGFIGSNFVHHVVQHTDDEVVVLDKLTYAGNRASLAGLPEDRVELVVGDIADAALVDDLFGRVDAVVHYAAESHNDNSLNDPRPFLDTNIVGTYTLLEAARRHGTRFHHISTDEVYGDLELDDPARFTESTPYNPSSPYSSTKAGSDLLVRAWVRSFGVQATISNCSNNYGPYQHVEKFIPRQITNVIRGIRPKLYGAGENVRDWIHADDHSSAVLTILDKGEIGQTYLIGADGEKDNKTVVELILTLMGQPADAYDHVTDRAGHDLRYAIDSTKLRTELGWQPRYRDFDAGLAATIDWYRAHEDWWAPAKDGVEAFYAAKGQ
- the rfbA gene encoding glucose-1-phosphate thymidylyltransferase RfbA, which gives rise to MKGIILAGGSGTRLHPITLGVSKQLIPVYDKPMVYYPLSTLMLAGIRDILVITTPHDAPFFERLLGDGSQFGVNLTFAQQPSPNGLAQAFTIGADFIGDDKVALVLGDNLLYGPGLGTQLARYTDVEGGAVFAYWVAEPSAYGVVDFDDAGRAISLEEKPARPKSNYAVPGLYFYDNDVVEIARGLAPSARGEYEITDVNRAYLEAGRLQVEVLPRGTAWLDTGTFDQMTDAADYVRTMERRTGMRIGVPEEVGWRQGFLSDEELRSRAEKLVKSGYGTYLLELLERGR
- a CDS encoding histidine phosphatase family protein, with amino-acid sequence MVTRSTSDRQVHLVRHGEVDNPGGVVYGRLEGFPLTDRGRHLAALAAEELAGRHRPIAALFTSPLLRAKQSADPIAHAFALSPQERVGLLEATSLLEGKAYDVSLSILARPSAWRYLVNPFRPSWGEPFADVAVRMGRELQNAFAVPGEGDVVMVSHQLPIWITHRVATGRRLAHDPRRRRCALSSITSFQMRDDRLTEVGYWCPPAA
- a CDS encoding decaprenyl-phosphate phosphoribosyltransferase, with the protein product MQEQPISDPDLLADEPPRRVATVFAGIVRTARPRQWLKNLLVLAAPLAAGVLVDGGSLWRIAVAFASFCLAASGVYLLNDALDVHADREHPTKRMRPIAAGIVPIRLAYAVAIALMALAVAAAALVGWPLAVVVGVYLLLQVAYCVWLKHVAVIDIVIVSSGFLLRAIAGGVAVGVPLSHWFLLVAAFGSMLMVGGKRYAELVGAHDGARSRRSLKQYTDTYLRFVWQSAATIVILVYGMWAVTGGQYGTNTLLAYTLVPFVIAILRYCQHIDAGDAEAPEDIALHDRLLQVLALVWVLTLVAVLYLPLG